The window TAGAAGAGGACAAAGACGAAAAAGAGGAGCGGCAATAACCGATGGTTCGCCGCGTTCTGCTTGCCTGCTGCCTGATGGCCGCCGCCGCGTGCATGTCGCGCACCGAGGCGATGATGCAGGAAGCCCAGACGCTCTACCTCAAAAACCAGTACCGCGAATCGGTGCGCGTGTTCCTCCGCGTGGTGGACCGCTCCCCCGGCAGCGCCCAAGCCGAAACCGCCCTGCTGCGCGCGGGGGAGATATTCATGCTGAACCTGCACGACCCGCAGAACGCGCTGGAATATTTCAACCAGGTCATCAGCGAATTTCCCGGCGGCGAAAAGGCCATTCAGGCGCGCGAACACATGGCCCACATCCATGAAAACACCCAGCGCAACTACGACGAGGCGGTGAACCAGTACCGCCGCATCCTGGAGACGAACCGCGCGAAAGAGCCGGAAAAGTACATCATGGCCATCGGCCGCAATTACTACCTGAAAGAGGACTACCGCCAGGCCGTGACCGAATACCGCCGCGTCATCGACACTTATCCAAACTCGAAATACGTGCCGGAAGCCGAATACGAAATCGCCAACTGCTTCTTCGTCGCGAACAAGTGCGAAGACGCCGTCAAGCAGTACCAGAAAGTCCTGGACAAATACCCGGACACCCCCCGCAAATACGACATCATGCTCTCCATCGGCGTCTGCATGGAGGACAAGGAAGACTACAGCCAGGCGCTTAAACTCTACCGCGACATCGAAGACAAATACGAAAACAAGGCGCTCATCAAAAAGCGGATAGAATCGACGCTGGCGCGCATGCAAAAGAAACACCGGTAAGGACGCAAGAACCGATGCTCGACATTAAGCTGATAAAAAAAGACCGCGAAGCGGCGGAGGCGGCGCTGAACCGCCGCGGGCAGCAATTCGACCTTGCCCCCGTGGTGGCGCTGGAAGACCGGCGCGTCGCCATGCAGGGAGAGCTGGACGCCTTGCGCGCGAAGCAGAACGAGGCCTCGGCCAAAATCGGCCAGATGGTGCGCGATAAAAAAGACCCCGGCCCCGCCAAGGAAGAGAGCAAGCGGGTGGGCGAAGAAATAAAAGAGCGCGAGGCCGCTTTCCGCGCAGTGGAGACGGAGTTGGAGAACGCCCTGCTGGCCATCCCCAACATCCCGGATGCCGCCGTGCCGCTGGGCAAGGACGAAACGGAAAATGTGGTCGTCCGCGAATGGGGCACACCGCGCGTGTTCGACTTCACCCCGAAGAACCACCAGGAACTGGGCGAGGCGCTCGGCATCCTCGACCTCAAGCGTGCGGCCA of the Nitrospinota bacterium genome contains:
- a CDS encoding tetratricopeptide repeat protein — its product is MVRRVLLACCLMAAAACMSRTEAMMQEAQTLYLKNQYRESVRVFLRVVDRSPGSAQAETALLRAGEIFMLNLHDPQNALEYFNQVISEFPGGEKAIQAREHMAHIHENTQRNYDEAVNQYRRILETNRAKEPEKYIMAIGRNYYLKEDYRQAVTEYRRVIDTYPNSKYVPEAEYEIANCFFVANKCEDAVKQYQKVLDKYPDTPRKYDIMLSIGVCMEDKEDYSQALKLYRDIEDKYENKALIKKRIESTLARMQKKHR